The following are encoded in a window of Mustelus asterias chromosome 11, sMusAst1.hap1.1, whole genome shotgun sequence genomic DNA:
- the LOC144500679 gene encoding uncharacterized protein LOC144500679 isoform X2, with protein sequence MDRTIQVSALPTGISKQSLEDKLMIHFLRPKNGGGEIMDVLFPPESPTSALIIFEEAEVAQRVLRVENHVLEINGGHHKLKVEPACTEIKVDQVIRHVSMTIDYGKLQGGKLLMRHFQKAHRDIQFSFEQKTEQCNVAGTFSAIQELSGQIHHLLDLNPNQTNSDSYQAEQHHHGGFQNSALVSRSQVAPKSNAESGAEGKCVELQTKIRMRGFAHDSVRKDTNLQQGSERQTRNYEEYTLLMDSDIYRYIQKFYKDAYQDILRQHLVKVLDFTSEDITTLILQEASDCSDSKVSLPQAHQELSKLYQDFEFRLRKEQINKKDITPDATVLQNIYANLQVQFPKINFNENENYFYLVGTSDDCSLAKKYLQDLKEELAVRSRKGKRQSSSRDSESRRASISSIPQPLRDVSDHLEQVGVSKTDAKKDHKLAPTFSGLGENVSPLKTGSRLAEGDLILKSEQAHAASSFMTGYRNETSPQDTEYQLNSEMQQKTRHGMTGNETFTSAGETSTSGAGGSVVLKKAGEDPHLKTYKDFSVLSGQSKELKSPDKTGDDVLFKGHEGSSIVGTNKGDKIFQNAKSNKSHGPIKPYHFETSAGTLFHQGYLLGHTQTLQSMTTTLGSEGHTSKPSLRRTNSFSEYSKSKHSRDFGDSFQGAPKVSPVEQVHFTEEFPMESVIWSYLRDIYDATMRSISTKTEVVMNEQTQGDITIIKLTALNKANITAARQEILSLHTLVMKHLIQQFISFTDLGIEDDRAVERWHNCLKNKFPEVKFIVAPTGFRIVATYEHCMKVIETFKLNLKDPFSATDGESTSTSNPCSFIGTETFTGTEGKDFSKSAERSSLLGQSPHGGKKPHFHTPVHQADEASPKKGAKTREEQPLFQSERELTEVAGYRKGAGIPKKNCHSQPDMEEEESQKNKKMCSNENNGPASSSRQELNPLVDQKKSAKLFEDYSGPGFLHDQADYKSQKMIKQIGDGEGVKAKKALPDKFNFIANRLGKEGHWYNREDSLHCNKPDGGTQSLPVFPYTGTSVPQHNRDGPHASESATNSGDQTQGKYAQQQQDEGSLTASQDRQTLRNSQQNQPRSPAVGLDAQELNRPCSSCKKNAWLLKSDCGHTLCKECRTNSESFCPACNRNPKQCLGTMEWSTVNINLGGIPKDMALKIIYYIPDGIQRECDPSPGQPFEGDLFTAFLPDNRIGRKVLTLLVEAFNRGLTFHIVQTSSGLAKVTWNNIPHKTKTTGGRSQNGYPDSSYFKNVLAALEKHGLQ encoded by the exons GTGATCCGCCATGTTTCCATGACAATAGATTATGGAAAACTTCAAGGTGGAAAGCTGTTAATGAGACATTTTCAGAAGGCACATAGGGATATCCAATTTAGTTTCGAACAGAAAACCGAACAGTGCAATGTCGCCGGAACATTTTCAGCCATACAGGAACTCAGTGGACAAATTCATCATTTGCTCGATTTAAACCCCAACCAAACCAACAGTGACTCTTATCAAGCTGAGCAGCACCATCACGGTGGCTTCCAAAACAGTGCTTTGGTTAGTCGGAGCCAAGTTGCTCCGAAATCAAACGCAGAGTCCGGTGCCGAGGGGAAGTGTGTGGAATTGCAAACTAAAATCAGAATGCGAGGCTTTGCACATGATAGTGTGAGGAAAGACACCAATCTGCAACAAGGCAGTGAGAGACAGACTAGGAATTATGAAGAATACACTTTATTGATGGATTCTGATATTTACAGGTATATTCAGAAATTTTATAAAGACGCATATCAAGATATTCTGCGTCAGCACCTTGTGAAGGTGTTGGATTTTACCAGCGAAGATATCACCACCTTAATTTTACAAGAGGCTTCCGATTGTTCAGACAGCAAAGTATCACTGCCCCAAGCACACCAGGAACTTTCTAAACTCTACCAAGATTTTGAATTCAGGCTCCGCAAGGAACAGATTAACAAGAAAGACATAACTCCTGATGCCACTGTCCTGCAGAACATCTACGCCAACCTTCAGGTGCAGTTCCCCAAAATAAATTTCAATGAAAACGAAAACTATTTTTACCTCGTGGGCACTTCAGATGATTGCTCTCTGGCTAAGAAATATCTACAGGATCTGAAGGAAGAACTGGCAGTCAGATCTCGAAAAGGAAAGCGTCAAAGTTCAAGCAGAGACTCTGAAAGTCGGCGAGCTAGTATCAGCAGTATACCCCAGCCTTTGCGAGATGTCAGCGATCACCTTGAGCAAGTGGGAGTCTCAAAGACAGATGCCAAGAAAGATCACAAATTGGCTCCAACCTTCAGCGGTCTAGGGGAAAATGTCAGTCCTTTGAAGACAGGAAGCAGACTCGCTGAAGGTGACTTAATTCTGAAATCTGAGCAAGCACATGCAGCTAGTAGCTTTATGACAGGTTATCGTAATGAGACTAGCCCGCAGGACACCGAGTATCAGTTGAATTCAGAGATGCAGCAAAAGACCAGGCATGGTATGACTGGCAATGAGACGTTTACTTCTGCTGGTGAGACGTCAACTAGTGGAGCAGGGGGGTCTGTTGTACTCAAGAAAGCTGGGGAAGACCCTCATCTTAAGACGTACAAGGACTTTTCGGTATTAAGTGGTCAGTCCAAGGAACTCAAGAGCCCTGACAAAACTGGTGATGATGTTCTGTTCAAGGGACACGAAGGCTCTTCAATTGTTGGCACAAACAAAGGAGACAAAATTTTCCAAAATGCCAAAAGTAACAAATCACACGGTCCCATCAAACCATATCACTTTGAAACATCAGCGGGTACCCTATTTCACCAGGGATATCTGCTTGgccacacacagacactccaATCTATGACCACTACCCTAGGTTCAGAAGGTCATACATCCAAACCATCACTGAGAAGGACCAACAGCTTTTCTGAATATTCAAAATCAAAGCATTCCAGAGATTTTGGCGACAGTTTCCAAGGAGCGCCCAAAGTCAGTCCAGTGGAACAAGTGCATTTCACTGAAGAGTTCCCAATGGAGTCCGTCATATGGTCTTACCTGAGGGACATCTATGATGCTACCATGAGAAGCATTAGTACCAAAACTGAAGTGGTGATGAATGAACAGACGCAGGGAGACATAACAATCATAAAATTAACAGCGTTGAATAAAGCCAACATCACAGCTGCCAGGCAGGAGATTTTGTCACTCCACACCTTGGTAATGAAGCATTTGATTCAACAGTTTATTTCTTTCACAGATCTTGGTATTGAGGATGACAGAGCAGTGGAGAGGTGGCACAACTGTCTGAAAAACAAGTTTCCAGAAGTAAAATTCATTGTAGCACCGACAGGTTTCAGAATTGTTGCCACGTATGAACATTGCATGAAAGTAATAGAAACATTTAAGCTCAATTTGAAAGATCCATTTTCCGCCACAGATGGAGAGTCCACCtcaacttctaatccatgctcaTTCATTGGCACAGAAACATTCACAGGTACAGAGGGAAAGGACTTTAGCAAATCCGCAGAACGTTCTTCATTACTGGGTCAGAGTCCTCATGGTGGGAAAAAGCCACACTTCCACACTCCAGTGCATCAGGCGGATGAGGCCAGTCCGAAAAAAGGGGCAAAAACAAGAGAAGAGCAGCCTTTATTCCAGTCAGAGAGAGAACTGACTGAAGTTGCAGGTTACAGGAAAGGGGCAGGAATTCCCAAAAAGAACTGCCATTCTCAGCCAGatatggaggaggaggagagtcaAAAGAATAAGAAAAtgtgttccaatgagaacaatggTCCAGCATCAAGTTCAAGGCAGGAACTCAATCCACTTGTGGATCAGAAGAAATCAGCAAAACTTTTTGAGGACTACAGTGGTCCTGGGTTCCTTCATGACCAGGCTGATTATAAAAGTCAGAAGATGATCAAgcagattggagatggagagggagtCAAGGCAAAGAAGGCTTTGCCTGATAAATTCAATTTTATAGCCAACAGGTTGGGGAAAGAAGGCCATTGGTACAATAGAGAAGACAGTTTGCATTGCAATAAACCGGACGGCGGCACACAGTCATTACCCGTGTTTCCTTACACCGGTACGTCAGTGCCGCAACACAACAGAGATGGTCCACACGCCTCGGAGTCAGCTACAAATTCAGGAGACCAAACACAAGGAAAATATGCACAGCAGCAGCAGGATGAGGGCAGTTTGACAGCTTCACAAGACAGGCAAACCTTGAGAAATTCCCAGCAAAATCAACCCAGAAGTCCAGCCGTGGGACTGGATGCACAAGAGCTAAACAGGCCTTGCAGCAGCTGTAAGAAAAATGCTTGGTTATTAAAGTCGGACTGTGGTCACACTTTGTGTAAGGAATGTCGCACAAATTCAGAGTCATTTTGTCCAGCATGCAACAGAAATCCAAAACAGTGCCTGGGCACCATGGAGTGGTCAACCGTGAACATCAATTTAGGCGGAATTCCTAAAGACATGGCTTTGAAAATAATCTACTACATCCCCGATGGTATCCAAAGG GAATGTGACCCAAGCCCTGGACAGCCATTTGAAGGAGATTTGTTTACAGCCTTCTTGCCTGACAATCGCATAGGAAGAAAGGTCTTAACACTGTTAGTGGAAGCCTTTAACAGAGGCCTGACCTTCCACATAGTACAAACTTCCTCAGGATTGGCCAAAGTGACATGGAACAACATTCCTCATAAAACAAAGACAACTGGCGGAAGATCTCA GAATGGTTACCCTGACTCAAGCTATTTCAAGAACGTTTTGGCAGCTTTGGAGAAGCACGGCCTTCAGTGA
- the LOC144500679 gene encoding uncharacterized protein LOC144500679 isoform X1: MRKRNLFKMDRTIQVSALPTGISKQSLEDKLMIHFLRPKNGGGEIMDVLFPPESPTSALIIFEEAEVAQRVLRVENHVLEINGGHHKLKVEPACTEIKVDQVIRHVSMTIDYGKLQGGKLLMRHFQKAHRDIQFSFEQKTEQCNVAGTFSAIQELSGQIHHLLDLNPNQTNSDSYQAEQHHHGGFQNSALVSRSQVAPKSNAESGAEGKCVELQTKIRMRGFAHDSVRKDTNLQQGSERQTRNYEEYTLLMDSDIYRYIQKFYKDAYQDILRQHLVKVLDFTSEDITTLILQEASDCSDSKVSLPQAHQELSKLYQDFEFRLRKEQINKKDITPDATVLQNIYANLQVQFPKINFNENENYFYLVGTSDDCSLAKKYLQDLKEELAVRSRKGKRQSSSRDSESRRASISSIPQPLRDVSDHLEQVGVSKTDAKKDHKLAPTFSGLGENVSPLKTGSRLAEGDLILKSEQAHAASSFMTGYRNETSPQDTEYQLNSEMQQKTRHGMTGNETFTSAGETSTSGAGGSVVLKKAGEDPHLKTYKDFSVLSGQSKELKSPDKTGDDVLFKGHEGSSIVGTNKGDKIFQNAKSNKSHGPIKPYHFETSAGTLFHQGYLLGHTQTLQSMTTTLGSEGHTSKPSLRRTNSFSEYSKSKHSRDFGDSFQGAPKVSPVEQVHFTEEFPMESVIWSYLRDIYDATMRSISTKTEVVMNEQTQGDITIIKLTALNKANITAARQEILSLHTLVMKHLIQQFISFTDLGIEDDRAVERWHNCLKNKFPEVKFIVAPTGFRIVATYEHCMKVIETFKLNLKDPFSATDGESTSTSNPCSFIGTETFTGTEGKDFSKSAERSSLLGQSPHGGKKPHFHTPVHQADEASPKKGAKTREEQPLFQSERELTEVAGYRKGAGIPKKNCHSQPDMEEEESQKNKKMCSNENNGPASSSRQELNPLVDQKKSAKLFEDYSGPGFLHDQADYKSQKMIKQIGDGEGVKAKKALPDKFNFIANRLGKEGHWYNREDSLHCNKPDGGTQSLPVFPYTGTSVPQHNRDGPHASESATNSGDQTQGKYAQQQQDEGSLTASQDRQTLRNSQQNQPRSPAVGLDAQELNRPCSSCKKNAWLLKSDCGHTLCKECRTNSESFCPACNRNPKQCLGTMEWSTVNINLGGIPKDMALKIIYYIPDGIQRECDPSPGQPFEGDLFTAFLPDNRIGRKVLTLLVEAFNRGLTFHIVQTSSGLAKVTWNNIPHKTKTTGGRSQNGYPDSSYFKNVLAALEKHGLQ, encoded by the exons GTGATCCGCCATGTTTCCATGACAATAGATTATGGAAAACTTCAAGGTGGAAAGCTGTTAATGAGACATTTTCAGAAGGCACATAGGGATATCCAATTTAGTTTCGAACAGAAAACCGAACAGTGCAATGTCGCCGGAACATTTTCAGCCATACAGGAACTCAGTGGACAAATTCATCATTTGCTCGATTTAAACCCCAACCAAACCAACAGTGACTCTTATCAAGCTGAGCAGCACCATCACGGTGGCTTCCAAAACAGTGCTTTGGTTAGTCGGAGCCAAGTTGCTCCGAAATCAAACGCAGAGTCCGGTGCCGAGGGGAAGTGTGTGGAATTGCAAACTAAAATCAGAATGCGAGGCTTTGCACATGATAGTGTGAGGAAAGACACCAATCTGCAACAAGGCAGTGAGAGACAGACTAGGAATTATGAAGAATACACTTTATTGATGGATTCTGATATTTACAGGTATATTCAGAAATTTTATAAAGACGCATATCAAGATATTCTGCGTCAGCACCTTGTGAAGGTGTTGGATTTTACCAGCGAAGATATCACCACCTTAATTTTACAAGAGGCTTCCGATTGTTCAGACAGCAAAGTATCACTGCCCCAAGCACACCAGGAACTTTCTAAACTCTACCAAGATTTTGAATTCAGGCTCCGCAAGGAACAGATTAACAAGAAAGACATAACTCCTGATGCCACTGTCCTGCAGAACATCTACGCCAACCTTCAGGTGCAGTTCCCCAAAATAAATTTCAATGAAAACGAAAACTATTTTTACCTCGTGGGCACTTCAGATGATTGCTCTCTGGCTAAGAAATATCTACAGGATCTGAAGGAAGAACTGGCAGTCAGATCTCGAAAAGGAAAGCGTCAAAGTTCAAGCAGAGACTCTGAAAGTCGGCGAGCTAGTATCAGCAGTATACCCCAGCCTTTGCGAGATGTCAGCGATCACCTTGAGCAAGTGGGAGTCTCAAAGACAGATGCCAAGAAAGATCACAAATTGGCTCCAACCTTCAGCGGTCTAGGGGAAAATGTCAGTCCTTTGAAGACAGGAAGCAGACTCGCTGAAGGTGACTTAATTCTGAAATCTGAGCAAGCACATGCAGCTAGTAGCTTTATGACAGGTTATCGTAATGAGACTAGCCCGCAGGACACCGAGTATCAGTTGAATTCAGAGATGCAGCAAAAGACCAGGCATGGTATGACTGGCAATGAGACGTTTACTTCTGCTGGTGAGACGTCAACTAGTGGAGCAGGGGGGTCTGTTGTACTCAAGAAAGCTGGGGAAGACCCTCATCTTAAGACGTACAAGGACTTTTCGGTATTAAGTGGTCAGTCCAAGGAACTCAAGAGCCCTGACAAAACTGGTGATGATGTTCTGTTCAAGGGACACGAAGGCTCTTCAATTGTTGGCACAAACAAAGGAGACAAAATTTTCCAAAATGCCAAAAGTAACAAATCACACGGTCCCATCAAACCATATCACTTTGAAACATCAGCGGGTACCCTATTTCACCAGGGATATCTGCTTGgccacacacagacactccaATCTATGACCACTACCCTAGGTTCAGAAGGTCATACATCCAAACCATCACTGAGAAGGACCAACAGCTTTTCTGAATATTCAAAATCAAAGCATTCCAGAGATTTTGGCGACAGTTTCCAAGGAGCGCCCAAAGTCAGTCCAGTGGAACAAGTGCATTTCACTGAAGAGTTCCCAATGGAGTCCGTCATATGGTCTTACCTGAGGGACATCTATGATGCTACCATGAGAAGCATTAGTACCAAAACTGAAGTGGTGATGAATGAACAGACGCAGGGAGACATAACAATCATAAAATTAACAGCGTTGAATAAAGCCAACATCACAGCTGCCAGGCAGGAGATTTTGTCACTCCACACCTTGGTAATGAAGCATTTGATTCAACAGTTTATTTCTTTCACAGATCTTGGTATTGAGGATGACAGAGCAGTGGAGAGGTGGCACAACTGTCTGAAAAACAAGTTTCCAGAAGTAAAATTCATTGTAGCACCGACAGGTTTCAGAATTGTTGCCACGTATGAACATTGCATGAAAGTAATAGAAACATTTAAGCTCAATTTGAAAGATCCATTTTCCGCCACAGATGGAGAGTCCACCtcaacttctaatccatgctcaTTCATTGGCACAGAAACATTCACAGGTACAGAGGGAAAGGACTTTAGCAAATCCGCAGAACGTTCTTCATTACTGGGTCAGAGTCCTCATGGTGGGAAAAAGCCACACTTCCACACTCCAGTGCATCAGGCGGATGAGGCCAGTCCGAAAAAAGGGGCAAAAACAAGAGAAGAGCAGCCTTTATTCCAGTCAGAGAGAGAACTGACTGAAGTTGCAGGTTACAGGAAAGGGGCAGGAATTCCCAAAAAGAACTGCCATTCTCAGCCAGatatggaggaggaggagagtcaAAAGAATAAGAAAAtgtgttccaatgagaacaatggTCCAGCATCAAGTTCAAGGCAGGAACTCAATCCACTTGTGGATCAGAAGAAATCAGCAAAACTTTTTGAGGACTACAGTGGTCCTGGGTTCCTTCATGACCAGGCTGATTATAAAAGTCAGAAGATGATCAAgcagattggagatggagagggagtCAAGGCAAAGAAGGCTTTGCCTGATAAATTCAATTTTATAGCCAACAGGTTGGGGAAAGAAGGCCATTGGTACAATAGAGAAGACAGTTTGCATTGCAATAAACCGGACGGCGGCACACAGTCATTACCCGTGTTTCCTTACACCGGTACGTCAGTGCCGCAACACAACAGAGATGGTCCACACGCCTCGGAGTCAGCTACAAATTCAGGAGACCAAACACAAGGAAAATATGCACAGCAGCAGCAGGATGAGGGCAGTTTGACAGCTTCACAAGACAGGCAAACCTTGAGAAATTCCCAGCAAAATCAACCCAGAAGTCCAGCCGTGGGACTGGATGCACAAGAGCTAAACAGGCCTTGCAGCAGCTGTAAGAAAAATGCTTGGTTATTAAAGTCGGACTGTGGTCACACTTTGTGTAAGGAATGTCGCACAAATTCAGAGTCATTTTGTCCAGCATGCAACAGAAATCCAAAACAGTGCCTGGGCACCATGGAGTGGTCAACCGTGAACATCAATTTAGGCGGAATTCCTAAAGACATGGCTTTGAAAATAATCTACTACATCCCCGATGGTATCCAAAGG GAATGTGACCCAAGCCCTGGACAGCCATTTGAAGGAGATTTGTTTACAGCCTTCTTGCCTGACAATCGCATAGGAAGAAAGGTCTTAACACTGTTAGTGGAAGCCTTTAACAGAGGCCTGACCTTCCACATAGTACAAACTTCCTCAGGATTGGCCAAAGTGACATGGAACAACATTCCTCATAAAACAAAGACAACTGGCGGAAGATCTCA GAATGGTTACCCTGACTCAAGCTATTTCAAGAACGTTTTGGCAGCTTTGGAGAAGCACGGCCTTCAGTGA
- the LOC144500679 gene encoding uncharacterized protein LOC144500679 isoform X3: MYCSHPNRRRLLSLSLKRQKVIRHVSMTIDYGKLQGGKLLMRHFQKAHRDIQFSFEQKTEQCNVAGTFSAIQELSGQIHHLLDLNPNQTNSDSYQAEQHHHGGFQNSALVSRSQVAPKSNAESGAEGKCVELQTKIRMRGFAHDSVRKDTNLQQGSERQTRNYEEYTLLMDSDIYRYIQKFYKDAYQDILRQHLVKVLDFTSEDITTLILQEASDCSDSKVSLPQAHQELSKLYQDFEFRLRKEQINKKDITPDATVLQNIYANLQVQFPKINFNENENYFYLVGTSDDCSLAKKYLQDLKEELAVRSRKGKRQSSSRDSESRRASISSIPQPLRDVSDHLEQVGVSKTDAKKDHKLAPTFSGLGENVSPLKTGSRLAEGDLILKSEQAHAASSFMTGYRNETSPQDTEYQLNSEMQQKTRHGMTGNETFTSAGETSTSGAGGSVVLKKAGEDPHLKTYKDFSVLSGQSKELKSPDKTGDDVLFKGHEGSSIVGTNKGDKIFQNAKSNKSHGPIKPYHFETSAGTLFHQGYLLGHTQTLQSMTTTLGSEGHTSKPSLRRTNSFSEYSKSKHSRDFGDSFQGAPKVSPVEQVHFTEEFPMESVIWSYLRDIYDATMRSISTKTEVVMNEQTQGDITIIKLTALNKANITAARQEILSLHTLVMKHLIQQFISFTDLGIEDDRAVERWHNCLKNKFPEVKFIVAPTGFRIVATYEHCMKVIETFKLNLKDPFSATDGESTSTSNPCSFIGTETFTGTEGKDFSKSAERSSLLGQSPHGGKKPHFHTPVHQADEASPKKGAKTREEQPLFQSERELTEVAGYRKGAGIPKKNCHSQPDMEEEESQKNKKMCSNENNGPASSSRQELNPLVDQKKSAKLFEDYSGPGFLHDQADYKSQKMIKQIGDGEGVKAKKALPDKFNFIANRLGKEGHWYNREDSLHCNKPDGGTQSLPVFPYTGTSVPQHNRDGPHASESATNSGDQTQGKYAQQQQDEGSLTASQDRQTLRNSQQNQPRSPAVGLDAQELNRPCSSCKKNAWLLKSDCGHTLCKECRTNSESFCPACNRNPKQCLGTMEWSTVNINLGGIPKDMALKIIYYIPDGIQRECDPSPGQPFEGDLFTAFLPDNRIGRKVLTLLVEAFNRGLTFHIVQTSSGLAKVTWNNIPHKTKTTGGRSQNGYPDSSYFKNVLAALEKHGLQ, translated from the exons GTGATCCGCCATGTTTCCATGACAATAGATTATGGAAAACTTCAAGGTGGAAAGCTGTTAATGAGACATTTTCAGAAGGCACATAGGGATATCCAATTTAGTTTCGAACAGAAAACCGAACAGTGCAATGTCGCCGGAACATTTTCAGCCATACAGGAACTCAGTGGACAAATTCATCATTTGCTCGATTTAAACCCCAACCAAACCAACAGTGACTCTTATCAAGCTGAGCAGCACCATCACGGTGGCTTCCAAAACAGTGCTTTGGTTAGTCGGAGCCAAGTTGCTCCGAAATCAAACGCAGAGTCCGGTGCCGAGGGGAAGTGTGTGGAATTGCAAACTAAAATCAGAATGCGAGGCTTTGCACATGATAGTGTGAGGAAAGACACCAATCTGCAACAAGGCAGTGAGAGACAGACTAGGAATTATGAAGAATACACTTTATTGATGGATTCTGATATTTACAGGTATATTCAGAAATTTTATAAAGACGCATATCAAGATATTCTGCGTCAGCACCTTGTGAAGGTGTTGGATTTTACCAGCGAAGATATCACCACCTTAATTTTACAAGAGGCTTCCGATTGTTCAGACAGCAAAGTATCACTGCCCCAAGCACACCAGGAACTTTCTAAACTCTACCAAGATTTTGAATTCAGGCTCCGCAAGGAACAGATTAACAAGAAAGACATAACTCCTGATGCCACTGTCCTGCAGAACATCTACGCCAACCTTCAGGTGCAGTTCCCCAAAATAAATTTCAATGAAAACGAAAACTATTTTTACCTCGTGGGCACTTCAGATGATTGCTCTCTGGCTAAGAAATATCTACAGGATCTGAAGGAAGAACTGGCAGTCAGATCTCGAAAAGGAAAGCGTCAAAGTTCAAGCAGAGACTCTGAAAGTCGGCGAGCTAGTATCAGCAGTATACCCCAGCCTTTGCGAGATGTCAGCGATCACCTTGAGCAAGTGGGAGTCTCAAAGACAGATGCCAAGAAAGATCACAAATTGGCTCCAACCTTCAGCGGTCTAGGGGAAAATGTCAGTCCTTTGAAGACAGGAAGCAGACTCGCTGAAGGTGACTTAATTCTGAAATCTGAGCAAGCACATGCAGCTAGTAGCTTTATGACAGGTTATCGTAATGAGACTAGCCCGCAGGACACCGAGTATCAGTTGAATTCAGAGATGCAGCAAAAGACCAGGCATGGTATGACTGGCAATGAGACGTTTACTTCTGCTGGTGAGACGTCAACTAGTGGAGCAGGGGGGTCTGTTGTACTCAAGAAAGCTGGGGAAGACCCTCATCTTAAGACGTACAAGGACTTTTCGGTATTAAGTGGTCAGTCCAAGGAACTCAAGAGCCCTGACAAAACTGGTGATGATGTTCTGTTCAAGGGACACGAAGGCTCTTCAATTGTTGGCACAAACAAAGGAGACAAAATTTTCCAAAATGCCAAAAGTAACAAATCACACGGTCCCATCAAACCATATCACTTTGAAACATCAGCGGGTACCCTATTTCACCAGGGATATCTGCTTGgccacacacagacactccaATCTATGACCACTACCCTAGGTTCAGAAGGTCATACATCCAAACCATCACTGAGAAGGACCAACAGCTTTTCTGAATATTCAAAATCAAAGCATTCCAGAGATTTTGGCGACAGTTTCCAAGGAGCGCCCAAAGTCAGTCCAGTGGAACAAGTGCATTTCACTGAAGAGTTCCCAATGGAGTCCGTCATATGGTCTTACCTGAGGGACATCTATGATGCTACCATGAGAAGCATTAGTACCAAAACTGAAGTGGTGATGAATGAACAGACGCAGGGAGACATAACAATCATAAAATTAACAGCGTTGAATAAAGCCAACATCACAGCTGCCAGGCAGGAGATTTTGTCACTCCACACCTTGGTAATGAAGCATTTGATTCAACAGTTTATTTCTTTCACAGATCTTGGTATTGAGGATGACAGAGCAGTGGAGAGGTGGCACAACTGTCTGAAAAACAAGTTTCCAGAAGTAAAATTCATTGTAGCACCGACAGGTTTCAGAATTGTTGCCACGTATGAACATTGCATGAAAGTAATAGAAACATTTAAGCTCAATTTGAAAGATCCATTTTCCGCCACAGATGGAGAGTCCACCtcaacttctaatccatgctcaTTCATTGGCACAGAAACATTCACAGGTACAGAGGGAAAGGACTTTAGCAAATCCGCAGAACGTTCTTCATTACTGGGTCAGAGTCCTCATGGTGGGAAAAAGCCACACTTCCACACTCCAGTGCATCAGGCGGATGAGGCCAGTCCGAAAAAAGGGGCAAAAACAAGAGAAGAGCAGCCTTTATTCCAGTCAGAGAGAGAACTGACTGAAGTTGCAGGTTACAGGAAAGGGGCAGGAATTCCCAAAAAGAACTGCCATTCTCAGCCAGatatggaggaggaggagagtcaAAAGAATAAGAAAAtgtgttccaatgagaacaatggTCCAGCATCAAGTTCAAGGCAGGAACTCAATCCACTTGTGGATCAGAAGAAATCAGCAAAACTTTTTGAGGACTACAGTGGTCCTGGGTTCCTTCATGACCAGGCTGATTATAAAAGTCAGAAGATGATCAAgcagattggagatggagagggagtCAAGGCAAAGAAGGCTTTGCCTGATAAATTCAATTTTATAGCCAACAGGTTGGGGAAAGAAGGCCATTGGTACAATAGAGAAGACAGTTTGCATTGCAATAAACCGGACGGCGGCACACAGTCATTACCCGTGTTTCCTTACACCGGTACGTCAGTGCCGCAACACAACAGAGATGGTCCACACGCCTCGGAGTCAGCTACAAATTCAGGAGACCAAACACAAGGAAAATATGCACAGCAGCAGCAGGATGAGGGCAGTTTGACAGCTTCACAAGACAGGCAAACCTTGAGAAATTCCCAGCAAAATCAACCCAGAAGTCCAGCCGTGGGACTGGATGCACAAGAGCTAAACAGGCCTTGCAGCAGCTGTAAGAAAAATGCTTGGTTATTAAAGTCGGACTGTGGTCACACTTTGTGTAAGGAATGTCGCACAAATTCAGAGTCATTTTGTCCAGCATGCAACAGAAATCCAAAACAGTGCCTGGGCACCATGGAGTGGTCAACCGTGAACATCAATTTAGGCGGAATTCCTAAAGACATGGCTTTGAAAATAATCTACTACATCCCCGATGGTATCCAAAGG GAATGTGACCCAAGCCCTGGACAGCCATTTGAAGGAGATTTGTTTACAGCCTTCTTGCCTGACAATCGCATAGGAAGAAAGGTCTTAACACTGTTAGTGGAAGCCTTTAACAGAGGCCTGACCTTCCACATAGTACAAACTTCCTCAGGATTGGCCAAAGTGACATGGAACAACATTCCTCATAAAACAAAGACAACTGGCGGAAGATCTCA GAATGGTTACCCTGACTCAAGCTATTTCAAGAACGTTTTGGCAGCTTTGGAGAAGCACGGCCTTCAGTGA